CGATGCCTGCCGCAAACGGTTCCGCGCACCGACTCTGCGCAATCAAATCAACGAACTCGGCGTCTTCCCGCAGGAGGTCGCCACACCCAACCCCTACCGCAACACGCTCTTCAACTTCGATCTCCTCGCCGGCGCCTGCCAGCTTCTGGCCTCACCGTTCGATCTCCTCTGGGACTACGAGCTCCAGGACGGCCCCGGCATGCGCTCCGTCGCCGCGCATCTCTATCCCATGATCCTCCACCCCGAAAAATGGAACTACATGGCCGACGCCGACCACTTTACGGAACTCCCCGGCCCGCGCCCCGCGCTGCTCTTCGCTGGCCGCGCGTACGAACGCCCCGAGTACGTCGATCTCTGGCGCAAGCTCGATGCCCAACCCGTCCCCGCCGACCTCGCCGAGTTCTTCCCCATCCGCCAGCCACTCCTCTGGACCGAACGCGCGCTACACGGCTACTAGTTACGCTCGACGGTTATTTCGACAGGACACCCGTTCTCGGCGAGTCGGTTAACGAGATGCTCGAACTTCATCGCAATGGTCCGAGCGTCCGCCGATGCCCCCGATAGCCCGCGGATCGCAATACGGTAAGGAACTTCGATCTGATTGATATCGCCAGTACCGATGCTGTCGTTCAGAGCATCGAAATTCCGCCCGTGCCAGGAAGGCGCACCCACAGCACGAAAGAAGGAATCGTAAAAGTCGTCGACCGTTCGCCATTCAGTAGCAACCAGTA
This is a stretch of genomic DNA from Acidobacteriaceae bacterium. It encodes these proteins:
- a CDS encoding barstar family protein, with the translated sequence MREIVLVATEWRTVDDFYDSFFRAVGAPSWHGRNFDALNDSIGTGDINQIEVPYRIAIRGLSGASADARTIAMKFEHLVNRLAENGCPVEITVERN